A portion of the Streptomyces sp. NBC_01335 genome contains these proteins:
- a CDS encoding TIGR03960 family B12-binding radical SAM protein: MSAESVFPQLEALLPHVQKPIQYVGGELNSTVKPWDECDVRWALMYPDAYEVGLPNQGVMILYEVLNEREGVLAERTYSVWPDLEELMREHKVPQFTVDSHRPVGAFDVFGLSFSTELGYTNMLTALDLAGIPLESKDRTMDDPIVLAGGHAAFNPEPIADFIDCAVIGDGEQAVLEITEIIRAWKAEGRPGGRDEVLFRLARTGGVYVPRFYDVEYLPDGRIARVVPNKSGVPWRVSKHTVMDLDEWPYPKQPLVPLAETVHERMSVEIFRGCTRGCRFCQAGMITRPVRERSITGIGEMVDRGLKATGFEEVGLLSLSSADHSEIGEIAKGLADRYTEDKIGLSLPSTRVDAFNVDLANELTRNGRRSGLTFAPEGGSERMRKVINKMVSEEDLIRTVSTAYGNGWRQVKLYFMCGLPTETDEDVLQIGDMAVNVIAKGREVSGQNDIRCTVSIGGFVPKPHTPFQWAPQLSAEETDARLAKLRDKIRGDKKYGRSIGFRYHDGKPGIVEGLLSRGDRRVGSVIRAVYEDGGRFDGWREHFSYDRWMACADKTLPGFGLDVDWYTTRERTYEEVLPWDHLDSGLDKDWLWEDWQDSLDETEVEDCRWTPCFDCGVCPQLDLDIQIGPTGKKLLPLTVVK; the protein is encoded by the coding sequence ATGTCTGCCGAGTCGGTCTTCCCACAGCTCGAAGCTCTGCTCCCGCATGTGCAGAAGCCCATCCAGTACGTCGGCGGTGAGCTGAACTCCACCGTCAAGCCGTGGGACGAATGCGACGTCCGCTGGGCGCTCATGTACCCCGACGCGTACGAGGTCGGTCTGCCCAACCAGGGCGTCATGATCCTCTACGAGGTGCTCAACGAGCGCGAAGGGGTCCTCGCCGAACGCACGTACAGCGTCTGGCCGGACCTCGAAGAGCTGATGCGCGAGCACAAGGTGCCGCAGTTCACCGTGGACAGCCACCGGCCCGTCGGCGCGTTCGACGTCTTCGGGCTGAGCTTCTCCACCGAGCTCGGCTACACCAACATGCTCACCGCCCTGGACCTGGCGGGCATCCCGCTGGAGTCCAAGGACCGCACGATGGACGACCCGATCGTGCTCGCGGGCGGCCACGCCGCGTTCAACCCCGAGCCCATCGCCGACTTCATCGACTGCGCGGTCATCGGCGACGGCGAGCAGGCGGTCCTGGAGATCACCGAGATCATCCGCGCCTGGAAGGCCGAGGGCCGGCCCGGCGGCCGCGACGAGGTGCTTTTCCGCCTCGCCCGTACCGGTGGCGTCTACGTCCCGCGCTTCTACGACGTCGAGTACCTACCCGACGGCCGCATCGCCCGTGTGGTGCCCAACAAGTCGGGCGTGCCGTGGCGTGTGTCCAAGCACACGGTCATGGACCTCGACGAGTGGCCCTACCCGAAGCAGCCGCTGGTCCCGCTCGCCGAGACCGTCCACGAGCGGATGTCCGTCGAGATCTTCCGCGGCTGCACCCGCGGCTGCCGTTTCTGCCAGGCCGGCATGATCACGCGCCCCGTGCGGGAGCGAAGCATCACCGGCATCGGCGAGATGGTCGACCGCGGTCTGAAGGCCACCGGCTTCGAGGAGGTCGGCCTGCTCTCGCTCTCCTCCGCCGACCACTCCGAGATCGGCGAGATCGCCAAGGGCCTCGCCGACCGGTACACCGAGGACAAGATCGGCCTCTCGCTGCCGTCCACCCGCGTCGACGCGTTCAACGTGGACCTCGCCAACGAGCTGACCCGCAACGGCCGCCGGTCCGGTCTCACCTTCGCCCCCGAGGGCGGCTCCGAGCGCATGCGCAAGGTCATCAACAAGATGGTCTCGGAGGAGGACCTGATCCGCACGGTCTCCACCGCGTACGGCAACGGCTGGCGCCAGGTGAAGCTGTACTTCATGTGCGGCCTGCCCACCGAGACCGACGAGGACGTCCTCCAGATCGGCGACATGGCGGTCAACGTGATCGCCAAGGGCCGGGAGGTCTCCGGCCAGAACGACATCCGCTGCACCGTCTCCATCGGCGGATTCGTCCCCAAGCCGCACACCCCGTTCCAGTGGGCGCCGCAGCTGAGCGCCGAGGAGACCGACGCGCGGCTCGCCAAGCTCCGCGACAAGATCCGCGGCGACAAGAAGTACGGCCGCTCCATCGGCTTCCGCTACCACGACGGCAAGCCCGGCATCGTCGAGGGCCTGCTCTCGCGCGGTGACCGCCGCGTCGGCTCGGTCATCCGCGCGGTGTACGAGGACGGCGGCCGGTTCGACGGCTGGCGCGAGCACTTCAGCTACGACCGCTGGATGGCCTGCGCCGACAAGACGCTGCCCGGCTTCGGCCTCGACGTCGACTGGTACACCACCCGCGAGCGCACCTACGAGGAGGTCCTGCCCTGGGACCACCTCGACTCCGGCCTGGACAAGGACTGGCTCTGGGAGGACTGGCAGGACTCGCTCGACGAGACCGAGGTCGAGGACTGCCGCTGGACCCCCTGCTTCGACTGCGGCGTCTGCCCCCAGCTCGACCTGGACATCCAGATCGGCCCCACCGGCAAGAAGCTGCTGCCGCTCACCGTGGTGAAGTGA
- a CDS encoding CYTH and CHAD domain-containing protein — MADVKREIERKYEAAPGIRLPDLTGVAGTAASVPRGVVELDAVYYDTEDFRLAAGSVTLRRRTGGDEEGWHVKFPVAPGVRDEIRAPLADTLPDELAGLIRSRVRGRPVVPVVRLFSSRDVHHLADAEGRLLAELSVDTVLAERLTADGAGATAGWTEIEVELADDGDPAFLDAVEERFAGAGVRASASDSKVGRALAETAPGKKETGRRAPAGGEPGTAGEQVLAHVRRQIGTIVTLDPAVRRDLPDAVHRMRVATRRLRSAFKTYRKVLDRAVTDQLGAELKWLAAELGTGRDHEVLEARLSDRVDAVEPTLLLGPVRGRLERWGAAERAAARRRILVALDSERHLALLDSLDALLAGPPLLPAAGEDAAGTLARAVLKDHDRLAARVRHALDLPPGHDRDLAMHEARKAAKRTRYAAEAARPALGKPAKRLAERVKAVQSLLGDHQDGVVARAALRAMAVHAHGAGESAFTWGVLYGREEATAARLEDELPRVWDRASGARLRAALKR, encoded by the coding sequence ATGGCCGACGTGAAGCGCGAGATCGAGCGGAAGTACGAAGCGGCTCCCGGCATCCGGCTGCCCGACCTCACCGGGGTGGCCGGAACGGCCGCGTCCGTGCCCCGCGGGGTGGTGGAACTCGACGCCGTCTACTACGACACCGAGGACTTCCGGCTGGCGGCGGGCTCCGTCACCCTGCGCCGCAGGACCGGCGGCGACGAAGAGGGCTGGCACGTGAAGTTCCCGGTGGCCCCCGGCGTACGCGACGAGATCCGCGCGCCGCTCGCCGACACCCTGCCCGACGAGCTCGCCGGACTGATCCGCTCCCGGGTCCGCGGCCGGCCCGTGGTCCCGGTCGTCCGGCTGTTCTCCTCGCGCGACGTCCACCACCTCGCCGACGCCGAAGGCCGGCTGCTCGCCGAGCTGAGCGTCGACACGGTCCTCGCCGAGCGGCTCACGGCGGACGGCGCCGGAGCCACCGCCGGGTGGACCGAGATCGAGGTCGAGCTGGCCGACGACGGCGACCCCGCCTTCCTGGACGCCGTGGAGGAGCGGTTCGCCGGTGCGGGCGTACGCGCCTCGGCCTCCGACTCCAAGGTGGGCCGCGCGCTCGCCGAGACGGCACCGGGGAAGAAGGAGACCGGGCGTCGGGCGCCGGCGGGCGGGGAGCCCGGCACCGCGGGCGAGCAGGTCCTCGCCCACGTGCGCCGTCAGATCGGGACGATCGTCACCCTCGACCCCGCCGTCCGCCGCGACCTGCCCGACGCGGTGCACCGGATGCGGGTCGCCACCCGGCGGCTGCGCAGCGCCTTCAAGACGTACCGGAAGGTCCTCGACCGGGCCGTCACCGACCAGCTGGGCGCCGAACTGAAGTGGCTCGCCGCCGAACTCGGCACCGGCCGGGACCACGAGGTCCTGGAGGCGCGGCTGTCCGACCGCGTCGACGCGGTGGAACCCACCCTGCTGCTGGGGCCCGTGCGGGGCAGGCTGGAGCGGTGGGGGGCCGCGGAACGCGCCGCCGCCCGCCGCCGGATCCTCGTGGCGCTCGACAGCGAGCGCCACCTCGCGCTGCTCGACAGCCTCGACGCGCTGCTCGCCGGCCCGCCACTGCTGCCCGCGGCCGGCGAGGACGCCGCCGGGACGCTCGCCCGAGCGGTGCTGAAGGACCACGACCGGCTCGCCGCCCGGGTCCGCCACGCCCTCGACCTGCCGCCGGGCCACGACCGCGACCTCGCGATGCACGAGGCCCGCAAGGCGGCCAAGCGCACCCGGTACGCCGCCGAGGCCGCGCGCCCCGCCCTCGGCAAGCCCGCCAAACGGCTCGCCGAACGGGTCAAGGCCGTCCAGAGTCTGCTCGGCGACCACCAGGACGGCGTGGTCGCCCGCGCCGCCCTGCGCGCCATGGCCGTGCACGCCCATGGAGCCGGCGAGTCCGCTTTCACCTGGGGAGTTCTGTACGGCCGCGAGGAGGCGACGGCCGCCCGGCTGGAGGACGAGCTGCCCCGCGTGTGGGACCGCGCGTCCGGGGCCCGGCTGCGGGCGGCGCTGAAGAGGTGA
- the rodA gene encoding rod shape-determining protein RodA, whose protein sequence is MAGGFSVSGYGPERSSWARLTARDSVVRRLDWPLLGSALALSFIGSLLVYSATRGRNGLTHGDPYYFLFRHALNTGIGFGLMIGTIWLGHRTLRGAVPILYALSVVLVLAVLSPLGATVNGAHAWIIIGGGFSLQPSEFTKITIILGMAMLLASRVDAGDQLHPDHRTVAKALGVAAIPMGIVMLMPDLGSVMVMVFIVLGVLLASGASNRWVFGLLGAGALGAVSVWQLGLLDDYQIARFAAFANPALDPAGVGYNTNQARIAIGSGGLTGTGLFHGTQTTGQFVPEQQTDFVFTVAGEELGFVGAGLIIVLLGVVLWRACRIARETTELYGTIVAAGIIAWFAFQAFENIGMTLGIMPVAGLPLPFVSYGGSSMFAVWVAIGLLQSIRVQRPTTA, encoded by the coding sequence ATGGCCGGTGGTTTCTCCGTCTCCGGGTACGGCCCCGAGCGGTCCTCCTGGGCCCGGCTCACCGCACGCGACTCCGTCGTGCGGCGGCTCGACTGGCCGTTGCTCGGCTCGGCGCTCGCGCTCTCCTTCATCGGGTCGCTGCTCGTCTACTCGGCGACCCGGGGCCGCAACGGCCTCACCCACGGCGACCCGTACTACTTCCTCTTCCGCCACGCCCTCAACACCGGCATCGGCTTCGGCCTGATGATCGGCACGATCTGGCTCGGCCACCGCACCCTGCGCGGCGCCGTACCGATCCTCTACGCGCTCTCCGTCGTCCTGGTGCTGGCGGTCCTCAGCCCGCTCGGCGCCACGGTCAACGGCGCGCACGCGTGGATCATCATCGGCGGCGGATTCTCGCTCCAGCCCTCCGAGTTCACCAAGATCACCATCATCCTCGGCATGGCGATGCTGCTCGCCTCCCGCGTCGACGCGGGCGACCAGCTCCACCCGGACCACCGGACCGTCGCCAAGGCCCTCGGGGTCGCCGCGATCCCGATGGGCATCGTCATGCTCATGCCCGACCTCGGCTCGGTCATGGTGATGGTCTTCATCGTCCTCGGCGTCCTGCTCGCCTCCGGCGCCTCCAACCGCTGGGTCTTCGGGCTCCTCGGCGCGGGCGCCCTCGGTGCCGTCTCCGTCTGGCAGCTCGGGCTGCTGGACGACTACCAGATCGCCCGGTTCGCCGCCTTCGCCAACCCCGCCCTGGACCCGGCGGGCGTCGGCTACAACACCAACCAGGCGCGCATCGCGATCGGTTCCGGCGGCCTCACCGGCACCGGGCTCTTCCACGGCACCCAGACCACCGGGCAGTTCGTCCCCGAGCAGCAGACCGACTTCGTCTTCACGGTCGCCGGCGAGGAACTGGGCTTCGTGGGCGCCGGGCTGATCATCGTCCTGCTCGGCGTCGTCCTCTGGCGCGCCTGCCGCATCGCCCGCGAGACCACCGAGCTGTACGGCACGATCGTGGCCGCCGGGATCATCGCCTGGTTCGCCTTCCAGGCGTTCGAGAACATCGGAATGACCCTCGGCATCATGCCGGTCGCCGGTCTGCCGCTGCCCTTCGTCTCGTACGGAGGGTCGTCGATGTTCGCCGTCTGGGTCGCGATCGGGCTGCTCCAGTCGATCCGGGTGCAGCGGCCGACGACCGCCTGA
- the mrdA gene encoding penicillin-binding protein 2, with protein sequence MSNIPETGRTQRVQIRLVVIQILVFSLLLTLGGRLWYLQIRNGQEYTDEAKNNHVQQVVQPAVRGDILDARGVPLADNETRLVVSASRTELLKMADDGDAVLTRLADVLDMKPQDVKDKVRLCDAKTPQPCWNGSPYQPIPVTDEATTQQALQIRERAEDFPGITAEPTAVRRYAAPGGANTAQVLGYLSPVTDEEITKAQDTESPYLRSDQVGRSGLERTYDKELRGKAGVTRYEVDNLGRVIGQADNDPAEPGSSVVTSIDARVQSVAEYELDKAMKTARKEFDKNTNENYKADSGAVVVMEAKTGRVVAMASLPDYDPNAWVGGISAKDYTKLTTKKSNYPLLNRAIQGQAAPGSIFKVVSSTAAVNAGYPFDGNYPCPSSYSIGGQTFKNFESQGYGSITIGRALEVSCDTVYYGIAHKEWLKDGGTSPKKNPGDWFYKTAHQFGLGKETGIDLPNEVTGRVPDRLWKENFFKANKAYWCKDGKKDGTYAQQIEYENCREGDKMRAGDSVNYSIGQGDTLVTPIQMATIYAAISNGGTLYDPTVGKAIVSGDGQTVQEIKPVSHGKLPFTGDTRDKIDEALAGVATRGSAAWRFGGWPQDKIPMHAKTGTAEVYGKQTTSWFATYTKDYSIVMTISQGGTGSGASGPAVRNIYNALYGLDAEGKQDLKKALLPTPQKTLPRIQPDGTINAPKVKPYDPDANKPLGEGQQALAATLGRRD encoded by the coding sequence GTGAGCAACATCCCCGAGACCGGCCGGACCCAGCGCGTCCAGATCCGCCTCGTCGTCATCCAGATCCTCGTCTTCTCCCTCCTCCTGACGCTCGGCGGCCGACTCTGGTACCTCCAGATCCGCAACGGCCAGGAGTACACCGACGAGGCGAAGAACAACCACGTCCAGCAGGTCGTGCAGCCCGCCGTCCGGGGCGACATCCTCGACGCGCGCGGCGTACCGCTCGCCGACAACGAGACCCGCCTCGTCGTCTCCGCCAGCCGCACCGAGCTGCTGAAGATGGCGGACGACGGCGACGCCGTCCTCACCCGCCTCGCCGACGTCCTCGACATGAAACCGCAGGACGTCAAGGACAAGGTCCGGCTCTGCGACGCGAAGACCCCCCAGCCCTGCTGGAACGGCTCGCCCTACCAGCCGATCCCGGTCACCGACGAGGCCACCACCCAGCAGGCCCTCCAGATCCGCGAGCGCGCCGAGGACTTCCCCGGCATCACCGCCGAGCCCACCGCCGTACGCCGTTACGCGGCCCCCGGCGGCGCCAACACCGCCCAGGTCCTCGGCTACCTCTCCCCGGTCACCGACGAGGAGATCACCAAGGCCCAGGACACCGAGTCGCCGTACCTCCGCTCCGACCAGGTCGGCCGCTCCGGCCTGGAGCGCACGTACGACAAGGAGCTGCGCGGCAAGGCCGGCGTCACCCGCTACGAGGTCGACAACCTCGGCCGGGTCATCGGGCAGGCCGACAACGACCCGGCCGAGCCCGGATCGTCCGTCGTCACGTCGATAGACGCACGGGTGCAGTCCGTCGCCGAGTACGAGCTCGACAAGGCGATGAAGACGGCCCGCAAGGAGTTCGACAAGAACACCAACGAGAACTACAAGGCCGACTCCGGCGCCGTCGTCGTGATGGAGGCCAAGACCGGCCGGGTCGTCGCGATGGCCTCGCTGCCGGACTACGACCCCAACGCCTGGGTCGGCGGGATCTCCGCCAAGGACTACACGAAGCTCACCACCAAGAAGTCCAACTACCCTCTGCTGAACCGGGCGATCCAGGGCCAGGCGGCCCCCGGCTCCATCTTCAAGGTCGTCTCCTCCACGGCGGCGGTCAACGCCGGGTACCCGTTCGACGGCAACTACCCGTGCCCCAGCTCGTACTCCATCGGCGGCCAGACCTTCAAGAACTTCGAGTCGCAGGGCTACGGCTCCATCACCATCGGCCGCGCCCTGGAGGTCTCCTGCGACACCGTCTACTACGGCATCGCGCACAAGGAGTGGCTGAAGGACGGCGGCACCTCGCCGAAGAAGAACCCCGGCGACTGGTTCTACAAGACCGCGCACCAGTTCGGCCTCGGCAAGGAGACCGGCATCGACCTCCCCAACGAGGTCACCGGCCGCGTCCCCGACCGCCTGTGGAAGGAGAACTTCTTCAAGGCCAACAAGGCCTACTGGTGCAAGGACGGCAAGAAGGACGGCACGTACGCCCAGCAGATCGAGTACGAGAACTGCCGCGAAGGCGACAAGATGCGCGCCGGTGACTCCGTCAACTACTCGATCGGGCAGGGCGACACCCTCGTCACCCCGATCCAGATGGCCACCATCTACGCCGCGATCTCCAACGGCGGCACCCTCTACGACCCCACGGTCGGCAAGGCCATCGTCAGCGGCGACGGGCAGACGGTCCAGGAGATCAAGCCCGTCTCGCACGGCAAGCTTCCGTTCACCGGAGACACGCGCGACAAAATAGACGAAGCCCTCGCGGGTGTCGCGACCCGGGGCAGCGCCGCCTGGCGGTTCGGCGGCTGGCCCCAGGACAAGATCCCGATGCACGCCAAGACGGGTACCGCCGAGGTCTACGGCAAGCAGACGACCTCGTGGTTCGCCACGTACACCAAGGACTACTCGATCGTCATGACGATCTCCCAGGGTGGTACCGGCTCCGGCGCCTCCGGCCCCGCCGTGCGCAACATCTACAACGCCCTCTACGGCCTGGACGCCGAAGGCAAGCAGGACCTCAAGAAGGCCCTGCTGCCCACGCCGCAGAAGACCCTCCCCCGGATCCAGCCCGACGGCACGATCAACGCGCCGAAGGTCAAGCCGTACGACCCCGACGCCAACAAGCCCCTCGGCGAGGGACAGCAGGCGCTCGCCGCGACACTCGGGAGGCGGGACTGA
- the mreD gene encoding rod shape-determining protein MreD, with the protein MRLNRTLLSVALVVVALVVQVSVLARLQLPGAVPDLLLLTVLGLAFVYGHVSGALIGFGAGILADLAPPADHAAGRYALVLCVIGYLAGLVRPENGQLKSAFGPMAFVVVAAVGTTLLYALVGALVGDTAARHVGLGSLVFTAAVYDLLLAPFVVPLIMGLARRTEKDPVSESAGGDVSAGWLSSGTGLTIGNQRGGLRVRAARNRAARAGRIKGVKRL; encoded by the coding sequence ATGCGCTTGAACCGGACGCTGCTCTCCGTCGCCCTCGTCGTGGTCGCCCTCGTGGTCCAGGTATCCGTGCTCGCACGGCTCCAGCTCCCCGGAGCCGTCCCCGACCTGCTGCTGCTCACCGTCCTCGGACTCGCCTTCGTGTACGGGCACGTCAGCGGCGCGCTGATCGGCTTCGGCGCGGGCATCCTCGCCGACCTGGCCCCGCCCGCCGACCACGCCGCCGGGCGCTACGCCCTGGTGCTCTGCGTCATCGGCTACCTCGCGGGGCTGGTCCGCCCGGAGAACGGGCAGCTCAAGTCGGCCTTCGGCCCCATGGCGTTCGTCGTCGTGGCGGCCGTCGGCACCACCCTGCTGTACGCGCTGGTGGGCGCCCTCGTCGGCGATACCGCGGCCCGGCACGTCGGCCTCGGCAGCCTGGTGTTCACGGCCGCCGTCTACGACCTGCTGCTCGCGCCGTTCGTCGTACCGCTGATCATGGGGCTCGCCAGACGCACCGAGAAGGACCCGGTCTCCGAGTCGGCCGGCGGCGACGTCTCCGCCGGCTGGCTCTCCTCGGGCACCGGCCTGACGATCGGCAACCAGCGCGGCGGACTCCGCGTCAGGGCCGCCCGCAATCGCGCCGCGCGCGCGGGAAGGATCAAGGGGGTCAAGCGACTGTGA
- the mreC gene encoding rod shape-determining protein MreC: protein MRDTRESRLLLVLLIVIAFALITVDIRGGEDSPVDGARQAAATVFGPVENGVAAAVDPVGNAIGAVRDSGDRHDKIAALQKENAELKTELGSDARTNSRVRQLDAILKNANAGQYGIKGAQVIAIGAAQGFSWTITIDAGSKDGIARDMTVLNGEGLVGRVTTVGPNTATVLLANDPDFTVGTRMENTDELGFATGQGNSPLSVQFLNGKAKVAKGDRLVTFGSSKGKPFVPGVPVGEVVRVDPSGGDLTRTVYVKPYVGFTKLDIVGIVVEAPRTDPRDAVLPKKAAKPAKPKPTPTVTVTVQPNGDLVDGSGRVVGNIHQTPGATASGEAAAGATDVAALPDANTDADANANADTDAAADPDGQADDQE from the coding sequence GTGAGGGACACACGAGAGAGCCGGCTGCTCCTGGTGCTGCTGATCGTCATCGCGTTCGCACTGATCACGGTGGACATCCGCGGCGGCGAGGACTCGCCGGTGGACGGCGCCCGGCAGGCCGCCGCGACGGTCTTCGGGCCTGTCGAGAACGGCGTGGCGGCGGCGGTGGACCCGGTGGGCAACGCCATCGGCGCCGTCCGGGACTCCGGGGACCGGCACGACAAGATCGCGGCCCTGCAGAAGGAGAACGCGGAGCTCAAGACGGAGCTCGGCAGCGACGCCCGCACCAACAGCCGGGTCCGCCAGCTCGACGCGATCCTCAAGAACGCGAACGCGGGCCAGTACGGCATCAAGGGCGCCCAGGTCATCGCCATAGGAGCGGCCCAGGGCTTCTCCTGGACGATCACCATCGACGCCGGCTCCAAGGACGGCATCGCCCGCGACATGACCGTGCTCAACGGCGAAGGGCTCGTCGGCCGGGTCACCACCGTCGGCCCGAACACCGCGACCGTACTCCTCGCCAACGACCCGGACTTCACCGTCGGCACGCGGATGGAGAACACCGACGAACTCGGCTTCGCCACCGGCCAGGGCAACAGCCCGCTCTCGGTGCAGTTCCTCAACGGCAAGGCCAAGGTGGCGAAGGGCGACCGGCTCGTCACCTTCGGCTCCAGCAAGGGCAAGCCGTTCGTGCCCGGTGTCCCGGTCGGCGAGGTCGTCCGCGTCGACCCGTCCGGCGGCGACCTCACCCGGACCGTCTACGTCAAGCCGTACGTCGGCTTCACCAAGCTCGACATCGTCGGCATCGTGGTGGAGGCCCCCCGCACGGACCCGCGCGACGCGGTCCTGCCGAAGAAGGCCGCCAAGCCTGCCAAGCCGAAGCCCACCCCGACCGTCACCGTGACCGTCCAGCCCAACGGCGACCTCGTCGACGGCAGCGGCAGGGTCGTCGGCAACATCCACCAGACGCCCGGCGCGACCGCCTCGGGCGAGGCGGCGGCCGGTGCCACCGACGTCGCCGCGCTCCCCGACGCGAACACCGACGCCGACGCGAACGCCAACGCAGACACCGACGCCGCCGCCGACCCCGACGGCCAGGCAGACGACCAGGAGTAG
- a CDS encoding rod shape-determining protein, translating to MSFIGRDMAIDLGTANTLVYVRGRGIVLNEPSVVAINTNTGGILAVGSEAKKMIGRTPGNIVAVRPLKDGVIADFEITERMLRYFILKIHKRRYLARPRVVVCVPSGITGVERRAVIEASTQAGARQVHIIEEPMAAAIGSGLPVHEATGNMVVDIGGGTTEVAVISLGGIVTAQSIRVAGDELDNAIIQHIKKEYSLLLGERTAEQIKITIGSAYDLDKDEHTEIRGRDLVSGLPKTVVISAAEVRKAIEEPVNAIVDAVKTTLDKCPPELSGDVMDRGIVLTGGGALLRGLDERLRRETGMPIHIAEDPLDSVALGSGKCVEEFEALQQVLDAQPRR from the coding sequence ATGTCGTTCATCGGTCGTGACATGGCTATCGACCTCGGGACTGCCAACACGCTGGTGTACGTCAGGGGGCGCGGCATCGTCCTGAACGAGCCGTCCGTCGTGGCCATCAACACCAACACCGGCGGCATTCTCGCGGTCGGCTCCGAGGCCAAGAAGATGATCGGCCGTACGCCGGGCAACATCGTTGCCGTACGGCCGCTGAAGGACGGCGTCATCGCCGACTTCGAGATCACCGAGCGGATGCTCCGCTACTTCATTCTCAAGATCCACAAGCGCCGCTACCTGGCCCGCCCGCGCGTCGTCGTCTGCGTGCCCTCCGGCATCACCGGGGTCGAGCGCCGCGCCGTCATCGAGGCGTCGACGCAGGCCGGTGCCCGCCAGGTGCACATCATCGAGGAGCCCATGGCGGCGGCCATCGGCTCCGGCCTCCCCGTCCACGAGGCCACCGGCAACATGGTCGTCGACATCGGCGGCGGCACCACCGAGGTCGCGGTGATCTCCCTCGGCGGAATCGTCACTGCCCAGTCGATCCGGGTCGCCGGGGACGAGCTGGACAACGCGATCATCCAGCACATCAAGAAGGAGTACTCCCTCCTCCTCGGTGAGCGCACCGCCGAGCAGATCAAGATCACGATCGGTTCCGCGTACGACCTGGACAAGGACGAGCACACCGAGATCCGCGGCCGGGACCTCGTCTCCGGACTGCCCAAGACGGTCGTCATCTCGGCCGCCGAGGTCCGCAAGGCCATCGAGGAGCCGGTCAACGCGATCGTCGACGCCGTGAAGACGACGCTCGACAAGTGCCCGCCCGAGCTCTCCGGCGACGTGATGGACCGCGGCATCGTCCTCACCGGCGGCGGCGCGCTGCTGCGCGGGCTGGACGAGCGGCTGCGCCGCGAGACGGGCATGCCGATCCACATCGCCGAGGACCCGCTGGACTCGGTGGCGCTCGGATCCGGCAAGTGCGTCGAGGAGTTCGAGGCGTTGCAGCAGGTCCTGGACGCGCAGCCGCGCCGCTGA
- the ndk gene encoding nucleoside-diphosphate kinase produces the protein MTQRTLVLLKPDAVRRGLIGEIVGRIERKAGWRITALEMRTLDGDTLEAHYGEHKGRPFYEPLVEFMASGPVVALVAEGERVIEGVRALAGPTDPIAAAPGSVRGDFGTITRENLIHASDSEESAERELKLFFPGLS, from the coding sequence ATGACCCAGCGCACCCTCGTTCTCCTCAAGCCGGACGCGGTCCGGCGTGGGCTGATCGGTGAGATCGTCGGCCGCATCGAGCGCAAGGCCGGCTGGCGGATCACCGCCCTGGAGATGCGTACGCTCGACGGGGACACGCTGGAAGCCCACTACGGCGAGCACAAGGGCCGTCCGTTCTACGAGCCGCTCGTGGAGTTCATGGCCTCCGGCCCCGTCGTGGCGCTGGTCGCCGAGGGCGAGCGGGTCATCGAGGGCGTCCGCGCCCTGGCCGGCCCGACCGACCCGATCGCCGCCGCGCCCGGCTCCGTCCGCGGCGACTTCGGGACGATCACCCGGGAGAACCTCATCCACGCCTCGGACTCCGAGGAGTCCGCGGAGCGGGAACTGAAGCTTTTCTTTCCGGGTCTGTCCTGA
- a CDS encoding DUF4233 domain-containing protein → MRTLCASTLIGEFFVIGFAGLVAMKSDDLTAATVWTVCGIGMLLSVLLCGMLGRPGGVALGWALQIALVVSGFFVPVMYFLGVAFAALWWASVHYGRKIDEAKARWAAMETEADAAPAAG, encoded by the coding sequence GTGCGTACCCTCTGCGCGTCGACGCTGATCGGCGAGTTCTTCGTGATCGGCTTCGCCGGGCTCGTCGCGATGAAGTCCGACGACCTGACCGCGGCGACCGTCTGGACCGTGTGCGGCATCGGCATGCTGCTCTCCGTGCTGCTCTGCGGCATGCTCGGCCGCCCCGGTGGTGTCGCGCTGGGCTGGGCGCTCCAGATCGCCCTCGTGGTGAGCGGCTTCTTCGTCCCGGTGATGTACTTCCTCGGCGTCGCCTTCGCCGCCCTGTGGTGGGCGTCGGTGCACTACGGCCGGAAGATCGACGAGGCGAAGGCCCGCTGGGCGGCCATGGAGACCGAGGCGGACGCCGCCCCGGCCGCCGGCTGA